One window from the genome of Bradyrhizobium xenonodulans encodes:
- a CDS encoding alpha/beta fold hydrolase, translating into MIEMPPLKFVQTNGIRMGYYDAGPVTDKPPMVLCHGWPELAFSWRHQIKALSEAGIRVIAPDQRGYGATDRPEQVEAYDIEHLTGDLVGLLDHLQIDKAIFVGHDWGGFIVWQMPLRHIDRVAGVVGINTPHTNRAWADPIELLRARFGDKMYIVQFQDPAREPDRIFGSRVEQTFDAFMRKPAPRPPDAPAEEVVAGVGASPRVNLAFPQMIAAYDAKHDPRTPILSPEEKKVFVDNFTRTGFTGGINWYRNMSRNWTRAEGLDHTVRVPSLMIMAENDAVLPPSSADGMDKLIPDLEKYLVKDSGHWTQQEKPEEVSAKLIEWRRRRFG; encoded by the coding sequence ATGATTGAAATGCCGCCGCTGAAGTTCGTGCAGACGAACGGAATTCGCATGGGCTATTACGACGCTGGCCCGGTCACCGACAAGCCGCCGATGGTACTGTGCCATGGCTGGCCCGAACTCGCCTTCTCCTGGCGTCACCAGATCAAGGCGCTGAGCGAAGCCGGCATCCGCGTGATTGCGCCGGACCAGCGCGGCTACGGCGCGACCGACCGGCCCGAGCAGGTCGAGGCCTACGACATCGAACATCTGACGGGCGACCTGGTCGGGCTCCTCGATCATCTCCAGATCGACAAGGCCATCTTCGTCGGTCACGACTGGGGCGGCTTCATCGTCTGGCAGATGCCGCTGCGACACATCGACCGGGTTGCGGGAGTGGTCGGCATCAACACGCCTCATACCAACCGCGCCTGGGCTGATCCGATCGAGCTCCTGCGCGCGCGCTTCGGCGACAAGATGTACATCGTGCAGTTCCAGGATCCGGCGCGTGAACCCGACAGGATCTTTGGCAGTCGCGTCGAGCAGACATTCGATGCGTTCATGCGCAAGCCGGCGCCGCGCCCGCCCGACGCGCCGGCAGAGGAAGTGGTCGCAGGCGTCGGCGCTTCGCCGCGGGTCAATCTGGCGTTTCCGCAAATGATTGCCGCCTATGACGCGAAGCACGATCCGCGTACGCCGATCCTGTCGCCGGAAGAGAAGAAGGTGTTCGTCGACAATTTCACCCGGACCGGCTTCACCGGCGGCATCAACTGGTACCGCAACATGTCGCGTAACTGGACGCGCGCCGAAGGACTCGATCATACGGTACGTGTGCCGTCGCTGATGATCATGGCCGAGAACGACGCAGTGTTGCCGCCATCTTCCGCCGATGGCATGGACAAGCTGATTCCCGATCTCGAAAAATATCTGGTCAAGGACAGCGGCCATTGGACGCAGCAGGAGAAGCCGGAGGAGGTCAGCGCCAAGCTGATCGAATGGCGTAGAAGGCGGTTCGGCTAG
- a CDS encoding spermidine synthase has protein sequence MIPWEKIDTAKIPGSDEELRLMRRGKEFSIKLGTNELMNNRLSGSEAALATLAAKQIEKVAKPVVLIGGLGMGFTLRAALAVLGSKAKIVVAELVPAVVAWARGPMAEVFGDSLDDVRVSIRETDVGEIIRAKSSAYDAILLDVDNGPEGLTRKGNDALYSASGLQAAKMALRPGGVLAVWSSGPNPAFTKRLGRAGFDVNEVNVRATGRGGGARHVIWMAKKQ, from the coding sequence ATGATTCCCTGGGAAAAGATCGACACCGCCAAAATCCCCGGCTCCGACGAAGAGCTCCGCCTGATGCGGCGGGGCAAGGAGTTTTCCATCAAGCTCGGCACCAACGAGTTGATGAACAACCGCCTGTCGGGCTCCGAGGCCGCGCTCGCGACGCTCGCGGCGAAGCAGATCGAGAAGGTCGCAAAGCCCGTCGTGCTCATCGGCGGCCTCGGCATGGGCTTTACCTTGCGCGCTGCACTCGCCGTGCTTGGAAGCAAGGCGAAAATCGTGGTCGCCGAGTTGGTGCCGGCGGTGGTCGCCTGGGCACGGGGGCCCATGGCGGAGGTCTTCGGCGATAGTCTCGATGATGTCAGGGTGAGCATCCGCGAGACCGACGTCGGCGAAATCATCCGGGCGAAGAGCTCAGCCTACGACGCCATTCTCCTCGATGTCGATAACGGGCCGGAGGGGCTGACCCGGAAGGGCAATGATGCGCTCTACAGTGCGAGCGGATTGCAGGCGGCGAAGATGGCGCTGCGGCCGGGCGGCGTGCTCGCCGTCTGGTCCTCGGGACCCAACCCCGCATTCACCAAACGTCTTGGCCGTGCCGGTTTCGACGTCAATGAAGTCAACGTCCGCGCCACCGGAAGGGGCGGCGGCGCGCGCCACGTGATCTGGATGGCGAAGAAGCAGTAG
- a CDS encoding esterase/lipase family protein codes for MSPGPDGRQAPDRLRPPSLGLLLAEARGLFEFNASLLLSPLLMRAPRGDGHPVLTLPGFLASDLSMAPMRRYLSELGYEAHAWRMGRNLGGLGRMREALRARLAEIHAATGRKVSLVGWSLGGVYARDLALQAPEMVRYVVTLGSPFANDVRATNATRLYEALSGERVEDFAELREAIAGDLPVPATSIYSRADGVVNWRTCLLRPSDRAENIEVHMASHIGLGVNPAALWAVADRLAQPEGEFWPFDRAGPFAIAYAPPEQAVSA; via the coding sequence ATGTCGCCCGGGCCGGACGGGCGGCAGGCGCCGGACCGGCTTCGTCCGCCGAGCCTCGGCCTGTTGCTTGCCGAAGCTCGGGGCCTGTTCGAGTTCAATGCGAGTCTGCTGCTGTCGCCGCTGCTGATGCGTGCGCCCAGGGGCGACGGCCATCCGGTGCTGACGCTGCCGGGCTTTCTCGCCAGCGATCTCTCGATGGCGCCGATGCGGCGCTATCTCAGCGAGCTTGGCTACGAGGCACATGCCTGGCGGATGGGCCGCAATCTCGGCGGTCTCGGGCGGATGCGGGAGGCCCTGCGCGCGCGCCTTGCCGAAATCCATGCCGCCACAGGGCGCAAGGTCAGCCTCGTCGGCTGGAGTCTCGGCGGCGTCTATGCCCGCGATCTTGCGCTCCAGGCGCCCGAGATGGTCCGCTACGTCGTCACGCTCGGCAGCCCGTTTGCCAACGACGTGCGGGCGACCAACGCCACAAGGCTCTACGAGGCGCTGTCCGGCGAGCGCGTCGAGGATTTTGCCGAACTGCGCGAGGCGATCGCCGGCGATCTTCCCGTGCCGGCGACGTCGATCTATTCACGCGCCGACGGTGTCGTTAACTGGCGAACCTGTTTGTTGCGTCCCTCGGACCGGGCCGAGAATATCGAGGTGCACATGGCCAGCCATATCGGGCTCGGCGTGAACCCCGCGGCGCTGTGGGCCGTGGCGGATCGCCTGGCGCAACCGGAGGGGGAATTCTGGCCATTTGACCGGGCCGGGCCGTTTGCCATTGCATATGCCCCGCCGGAACAGGCAGTATCGGCCTGA
- a CDS encoding ABC transporter substrate-binding protein — MSVGRSLFAATLAGMLAVTVSPASSQTLRYANQGDLKSLDPYSLNESTTHAHLGHVYQGLTARDKDLKIIPALAESWETPEPTRWRFHLRKGVKFHNGDPFTADDVVFSADRVRNKNSNMQTRLAPDVKVVKVDDYTVDFVLPSPNPILHSAWDVWYIMDKKWAEENKAVEPTPVSATSPSYASLHENGTGPFIIESHQPGVKTVFKANPNYWGKMEGNLKEIVFTPIASDATRVAALLSGEVDVIEPVPIQDISRVDSSPNAQVLKAPELRTIFIGFDTVRDELLYSNIKGKNPFKDVKVREAFYKAIDIELIKTRVMRGLSTPSALMIAPELFALSKEFTRPKFDPDGAKKLLTEAGYPDGFEVTMDCPNDRYVNDAAICQAVVGMLARIGVKINLLAQPKAQYFAKVLKQGGYQTSFFMLGWTPSTMDSHNVMNDIMGCRDNAKSSRGEANLGGYCNKEFDALTDKVLVETDTNKRNQMIKQAYEISMKDWAYIPLHQQALAWGVSKKVNLPQRADNLVMFHWATKKE, encoded by the coding sequence ATGTCAGTCGGTCGAAGTCTGTTTGCGGCGACGCTCGCCGGTATGCTTGCGGTTACAGTTTCGCCCGCGTCGAGCCAGACGCTGCGCTATGCCAACCAGGGTGATCTGAAGTCGCTCGATCCCTACTCGCTGAACGAGTCCACCACCCACGCCCATCTCGGCCACGTCTATCAAGGCCTCACCGCGCGCGACAAGGACCTCAAGATCATTCCGGCGCTGGCGGAGAGCTGGGAGACGCCTGAGCCGACCCGCTGGCGCTTCCATTTGCGCAAAGGCGTGAAATTCCACAACGGCGATCCCTTCACCGCCGACGACGTCGTGTTTTCCGCCGACCGTGTCCGCAACAAAAACTCCAACATGCAGACCCGTCTCGCGCCGGACGTCAAGGTCGTCAAGGTCGACGACTACACGGTCGATTTCGTCCTGCCCTCGCCCAACCCGATCCTGCATTCGGCGTGGGACGTCTGGTACATCATGGACAAGAAATGGGCGGAGGAGAACAAGGCCGTCGAGCCGACGCCGGTGTCCGCGACATCGCCGAGCTACGCCTCGCTGCACGAGAACGGTACCGGTCCCTTCATCATCGAGAGCCATCAACCCGGCGTGAAGACGGTGTTCAAGGCCAATCCCAATTACTGGGGCAAGATGGAAGGCAATTTGAAGGAAATCGTCTTCACCCCGATCGCGTCCGATGCGACCCGTGTCGCCGCGCTGCTCTCGGGCGAGGTCGACGTCATCGAGCCGGTGCCGATCCAGGACATCTCACGCGTCGATTCGAGCCCGAATGCCCAGGTGCTGAAGGCGCCGGAGCTGCGCACCATCTTCATTGGCTTCGACACGGTTCGCGACGAGCTGCTCTACTCCAACATCAAGGGCAAGAATCCTTTCAAGGACGTCAAGGTCCGCGAGGCCTTCTACAAGGCGATCGATATCGAGTTGATCAAGACGCGCGTCATGCGCGGTCTGTCGACGCCGTCGGCACTGATGATCGCTCCCGAGCTGTTCGCACTGTCCAAGGAGTTTACACGGCCCAAATTCGATCCTGACGGCGCCAAGAAGCTCCTGACCGAAGCCGGCTATCCCGACGGCTTCGAGGTAACCATGGACTGCCCGAACGATCGCTACGTCAATGACGCCGCGATCTGCCAGGCCGTGGTCGGCATGCTGGCCCGCATCGGCGTCAAGATCAATCTGCTGGCGCAGCCCAAGGCGCAGTACTTCGCCAAGGTGCTGAAGCAGGGTGGCTACCAGACCTCGTTCTTCATGCTGGGCTGGACGCCGAGCACGATGGATTCCCACAACGTGATGAATGACATCATGGGCTGCCGCGACAATGCGAAATCCTCCCGTGGCGAAGCCAACCTCGGCGGCTATTGCAACAAGGAGTTCGACGCTCTCACCGACAAGGTGCTGGTCGAAACCGACACCAACAAGCGCAATCAGATGATCAAGCAGGCCTACGAGATCAGCATGAAAGACTGGGCCTACATCCCGTTGCATCAGCAGGCGCTGGCCTGGGGCGTATCGAAGAAGGTGAACCTTCCGCAGCGCGCCGACAATCTGGTCATGTTCCACTGGGCGACCAAGAAGGAATAG
- a CDS encoding DUF6489 family protein — protein MKVNIEIDCTPLEARQFFGLPDVMPMQTAVMDKLQQQMMSNIDKVSPESLIQSWFTFDPKIAERFQDMFVTMAGLGGSRSSDKKK, from the coding sequence ATGAAAGTTAATATCGAAATCGACTGCACCCCCCTCGAGGCCCGCCAGTTCTTCGGTCTGCCGGACGTGATGCCGATGCAGACCGCTGTCATGGACAAGCTGCAGCAGCAGATGATGTCCAACATCGACAAGGTCTCGCCGGAATCGCTGATCCAGAGCTGGTTCACCTTCGATCCGAAGATCGCCGAGCGGTTTCAGGACATGTTCGTCACCATGGCCGGCCTCGGCGGCTCTCGCAGCAGCGACAAGAAAAAGTAA
- a CDS encoding bifunctional cytochrome P450/NADPH--P450 reductase — translation MSSKNRLDPIPHPPTKPVVGNMLSLDSAAPVQHLTRLAKELGPIFWLDMMGSPIVVVSGHDLVDELSDEKRFDKTVRGALRRVRAVGGDGLFTADTREPNWSKAHNILLQPFGNRAMQSYHPSMVDIAEQLVQKWERLNADDEIDVVHDMTALTLDTIGLCGFDYRFNSFYRRDYHPFVESLVRSLETIMMTRGLPFEQLWMQKRRKTLAEDVDFMNKMVDEIIAERRKNADAIDDKKDMLAAMMTGVDRSTGEQLDDVNIRYQINTFLIAGHETTSGLLSYTLYALLKHPDILKKAYDEVDRVFGPDVNAKPTYQQVTQLTYITQILKEALRLWPPAPAYGISPLNDETIGGGKYKLRKGTFTTILVTALHRDPSVWGPNPDAFDPENFSREAEAKRPVNAWKPFGNGQRACIGRGFAMHEAALALGMILQRFKLIDHQRYQMHLKETLTMKPEGFKIKLRPRADRERGAYGGPVAAAASAPKAPRQPTTRLGHNTPMLVLYGSNLGTAEELATRMADLAEINGFAVHLGPLDDYVGKLPHEGGVLIICASYNGAPPDNATQFVKWLGEDLPKDAFANVRYAVFGCGNSDWAATYQSVPRFIDEQLSKHGARAVYPRGEGDARSDLDGQFQKWFPAAAQVATKEFGIDWNFTRTAEDDPLYAIEPVAVTAVNTIVAQGGAVAMKVLVNDELQNKAGTNPSERSTRHIEVQLPSNISYRVGDHLSVVPRNDPTLVDSVARRFGFLPADQIRLQVAEGRRAQLPVGDAVSVGRLLSEFVELQQVATRKQIQIMAEHTRCPVTKPKLLAFVGEEPEPLERYRAEILARRKSVFDLLLEYPACELPFHVYLEMLSLLAPRYYSISSSPSVDPARCSVTVGVVEGPAASGRGTYKGICSNYLANRRTGDAIYATVRETKAGFRLPDDSSVPIIMIGPGTGLAPFRGFLQERAARKAKGAALGPATLFFGCRHPDQDFLYADELKALATSGVTELFTAFSRADGPKTYVQHVLAAQKDKVWPLIEQGAIIYVCGDGGKMEPDVKAALVAIHREKTGSDAAAAARWIEEMGAKNRYVLDVWAGG, via the coding sequence ATGTCATCGAAGAACCGTCTGGATCCGATCCCGCATCCGCCGACCAAACCTGTCGTTGGCAACATGCTGTCGCTGGATTCCGCTGCGCCCGTGCAGCATTTGACGCGGCTTGCCAAGGAGCTGGGGCCGATCTTCTGGCTCGACATGATGGGCTCGCCGATCGTCGTCGTCTCCGGCCACGATCTCGTCGACGAGCTCTCCGACGAGAAACGGTTCGACAAGACGGTGCGAGGCGCGCTGCGGCGCGTGCGCGCGGTCGGCGGCGACGGCCTGTTCACGGCCGACACCAGGGAGCCGAACTGGAGCAAGGCGCACAACATCCTGCTCCAGCCCTTCGGCAACCGCGCCATGCAGTCGTATCACCCGAGCATGGTCGACATCGCCGAGCAGCTCGTTCAAAAATGGGAGCGGCTCAACGCCGACGACGAGATCGACGTCGTCCACGACATGACGGCGCTGACGCTTGATACGATCGGCCTGTGCGGCTTCGACTACCGCTTCAATTCGTTCTACCGCCGCGACTACCATCCCTTCGTCGAGTCGCTGGTGCGCTCGCTCGAAACCATCATGATGACGCGCGGCCTGCCGTTCGAGCAGCTCTGGATGCAGAAGCGGCGCAAGACCTTGGCCGAAGACGTCGACTTCATGAACAAGATGGTTGACGAGATCATCGCCGAGCGCCGCAAGAACGCGGATGCAATCGACGACAAGAAGGACATGCTCGCGGCGATGATGACCGGGGTCGACCGTTCGACCGGCGAGCAGCTCGACGACGTCAACATCCGCTACCAGATCAACACCTTCCTGATCGCGGGCCACGAGACCACCAGCGGCCTGTTGTCCTACACGCTCTACGCGTTGCTCAAGCACCCGGACATTCTCAAGAAGGCCTATGACGAGGTCGACCGTGTCTTCGGCCCTGATGTCAATGCGAAGCCAACCTATCAGCAGGTGACGCAGCTCACCTACATCACGCAGATCCTGAAGGAGGCGCTGCGGCTGTGGCCGCCGGCGCCGGCCTATGGCATCTCGCCGCTCAACGACGAGACCATCGGCGGCGGCAAGTACAAGCTCCGCAAGGGCACGTTCACCACGATCCTGGTGACGGCGCTGCATCGCGATCCCTCGGTCTGGGGTCCAAATCCCGATGCCTTTGACCCCGAGAATTTCAGCCGTGAGGCCGAGGCGAAGCGGCCGGTCAATGCCTGGAAGCCGTTCGGCAACGGCCAGCGCGCCTGTATCGGCCGGGGCTTTGCCATGCACGAGGCGGCGCTTGCGCTCGGCATGATCCTGCAGCGCTTCAAGCTGATCGACCACCAGCGCTATCAGATGCACCTGAAGGAAACGCTGACGATGAAGCCGGAAGGCTTCAAGATCAAATTGCGCCCGCGCGCCGATCGCGAGCGCGGCGCCTATGGCGGGCCTGTCGCTGCGGCGGCTTCAGCGCCGAAAGCGCCGCGCCAGCCGACGACACGGCTCGGCCATAACACGCCGATGCTGGTGCTTTACGGCTCCAATCTCGGCACCGCCGAGGAGCTCGCCACCCGCATGGCCGACCTTGCCGAGATCAACGGCTTTGCCGTGCATCTCGGGCCGCTCGACGACTACGTCGGCAAGCTGCCGCACGAAGGCGGCGTCTTGATCATCTGCGCGTCCTATAACGGCGCGCCGCCCGACAACGCGACGCAGTTCGTCAAATGGCTCGGCGAGGACCTGCCGAAGGATGCCTTCGCCAATGTCCGCTACGCCGTGTTCGGCTGCGGCAACAGCGACTGGGCTGCGACCTACCAATCGGTGCCGCGCTTCATCGACGAGCAATTGTCGAAGCATGGTGCGCGGGCGGTCTATCCGCGCGGCGAGGGCGATGCGCGCAGCGATCTCGACGGCCAGTTCCAGAAATGGTTCCCCGCCGCCGCCCAGGTCGCGACCAAGGAATTCGGCATCGACTGGAATTTCACCCGCACCGCGGAGGACGATCCGCTCTACGCGATCGAGCCGGTGGCCGTGACCGCCGTCAACACCATCGTGGCCCAGGGCGGTGCGGTCGCGATGAAGGTGCTGGTCAATGACGAGCTCCAGAACAAGGCTGGGACCAATCCGTCGGAGCGCTCGACGCGCCACATCGAGGTGCAGCTGCCGTCCAACATCAGCTATCGCGTCGGCGACCATCTGAGCGTCGTCCCGCGCAACGATCCGACGCTGGTGGATTCCGTCGCCCGCCGCTTCGGCTTCCTGCCGGCCGACCAGATCAGGCTCCAGGTCGCTGAGGGACGCCGCGCGCAATTGCCGGTCGGCGATGCCGTGTCGGTCGGCCGCCTGCTCAGCGAGTTCGTCGAGCTGCAGCAGGTGGCGACGCGGAAGCAGATCCAGATCATGGCGGAGCACACCCGCTGCCCGGTCACCAAGCCGAAGCTGCTGGCTTTCGTCGGCGAGGAGCCTGAGCCGCTCGAGCGTTACCGGGCCGAAATTCTGGCCAGGCGCAAATCGGTGTTCGACCTGCTGCTCGAATATCCGGCCTGCGAATTGCCGTTCCACGTCTATCTCGAAATGCTGTCGCTGCTGGCGCCGCGCTATTACTCGATCTCGTCCTCGCCGTCGGTCGACCCTGCGCGTTGCAGCGTCACGGTCGGCGTGGTCGAGGGGCCGGCAGCCTCAGGGCGCGGCACCTACAAGGGCATCTGCTCGAACTACCTCGCCAACCGGCGCACGGGCGATGCGATCTACGCCACCGTGCGCGAGACCAAGGCCGGCTTCCGGCTGCCTGACGATTCATCCGTGCCGATCATCATGATCGGTCCCGGCACGGGACTGGCGCCGTTCCGCGGCTTCCTCCAGGAACGCGCCGCGCGCAAGGCCAAGGGGGCTGCGCTCGGTCCCGCCACGCTGTTCTTCGGCTGCCGCCATCCCGACCAGGATTTCCTCTATGCGGATGAGCTGAAGGCGCTGGCGACGAGCGGCGTCACCGAGCTTTTCACGGCGTTCTCGCGCGCGGACGGGCCGAAGACTTATGTGCAGCACGTGCTCGCCGCGCAGAAGGACAAGGTCTGGCCGCTGATCGAGCAGGGCGCGATCATCTATGTCTGCGGCGACGGCGGCAAGATGGAGCCCGACGTGAAGGCGGCGCTCGTCGCGATCCATCGCGAGAAGACCGGCAGCGATGCCGCTGCAGCTGCGCGCTGGATCGAGGAGATGGGCGCGAAGAACCGGTACGTGCTCGACGTCTGGGCGGGTGGGTGA
- a CDS encoding ABC transporter permease, translating to MLAFTLRRALQAIGVMFAVGIIAFSMFRFAGDPVNQIVSIDTPAAEREAVRKSLGLDDPVPVQFVRYFGNAAQFKFGVSYQFRQPVSALLMERMPATLELAISATVFAMVLGILMGVYSALRRDTLLAKLFQAVSLIGISLPTFLIGILLIYLFAVTLGWLPSFGRGEVVKLGWWTTGLLTLSGLKALIMPSITLGLFQMTLIMRLVRAEMLEVMRTDYIRFARARGLTTRAIHFGHALKNTLIPVITVAGLQFGSVIAFSIITETVFQWPGMGILFVQAVQNVDIPIMAAYLLMVSLIFVTINLVVDILYTVVDPRLRATVGRAT from the coding sequence ATGCTCGCTTTCACTCTTCGCCGCGCCCTTCAGGCTATCGGCGTCATGTTCGCCGTCGGCATCATCGCGTTCTCGATGTTCCGTTTCGCTGGCGACCCCGTCAACCAGATCGTCTCGATTGACACGCCCGCAGCCGAACGCGAAGCCGTGCGAAAATCGCTCGGCCTCGACGATCCCGTCCCGGTGCAGTTCGTGCGCTATTTCGGCAATGCCGCGCAATTCAAGTTTGGCGTGTCCTATCAGTTCCGCCAACCGGTCTCGGCACTGTTGATGGAGCGGATGCCCGCGACGCTCGAACTCGCGATCTCCGCGACCGTGTTTGCAATGGTCCTCGGCATCCTGATGGGCGTCTATTCGGCGCTCAGGCGCGACACCCTGCTCGCCAAATTATTCCAGGCGGTCTCGCTGATCGGCATCTCGCTGCCGACTTTCCTGATCGGCATCCTCCTGATCTATTTGTTCGCGGTGACTTTGGGCTGGCTGCCTTCGTTCGGCCGGGGCGAGGTGGTCAAGCTCGGCTGGTGGACGACAGGCCTTCTTACGCTATCGGGGCTGAAAGCCTTGATCATGCCCTCGATCACGCTCGGCCTGTTCCAGATGACCCTGATCATGCGGCTGGTCCGCGCCGAGATGCTGGAAGTGATGCGCACCGACTATATCCGCTTCGCCCGCGCCCGGGGGCTGACCACCCGTGCGATCCATTTCGGCCACGCGCTGAAGAACACACTCATCCCCGTCATCACGGTGGCCGGACTACAGTTTGGCTCGGTTATTGCATTTTCGATCATCACCGAAACCGTGTTCCAGTGGCCGGGCATGGGGATTCTGTTCGTGCAAGCCGTGCAAAACGTCGATATCCCGATCATGGCCGCCTACCTGCTGATGGTCTCGCTGATCTTCGTGACCATCAATCTGGTGGTCGACATCCTCTACACCGTGGTCGATCCGCGCCTGCGCGCGACTGTCGGCCGCGCCACTTAA
- a CDS encoding nuclear transport factor 2 family protein, with amino-acid sequence MHLIIRSAAMVAASILMLSLGNGAALAGSTQEEANRTAVLAFYEKGLNQKDADAALAYVGNRYVQHNPNAADGPEGFRKFIGFLREKFPNSHSEIKRSFVDGDFVILHVHSIREPGTRGRAIVDIFKLENGKIVEHWDVVQEVPENPANSNTMF; translated from the coding sequence ATGCATCTCATCATCCGGTCGGCCGCGATGGTCGCCGCTTCCATTCTCATGCTCTCCCTCGGCAACGGCGCCGCTTTGGCCGGCAGCACTCAGGAAGAAGCCAACCGTACCGCCGTGCTTGCCTTCTACGAGAAGGGCCTCAATCAGAAAGACGCGGACGCCGCCCTCGCCTATGTCGGCAACCGCTACGTCCAGCACAATCCAAATGCGGCCGACGGTCCGGAGGGCTTTCGCAAATTCATCGGCTTCCTCCGTGAAAAATTTCCGAACTCCCACAGCGAGATCAAGCGCTCATTCGTCGATGGCGACTTCGTCATCCTGCACGTCCATTCCATTCGCGAGCCCGGCACCAGGGGCCGCGCAATCGTGGACATCTTCAAGCTGGAGAACGGCAAGATTGTCGAACATTGGGACGTCGTTCAGGAGGTCCCTGAAAACCCGGCCAACAGCAACACGATGTTCTGA
- a CDS encoding WS/DGAT/MGAT family O-acyltransferase, protein MADGKKLSSLDASFLYLETPEMPMHVGSMAIFRLPDDYKGDFFEDFKAMIVSRLHIAPILKARLEKAPLDIDHPSWVEDDQFDIDRHIFRASLPQPRDRATLERIVGWMHAKLLNRARPLWEFYVFEGMKDNEVGLYSKMHHAAIDGGAGAALTNMIYDISPIPRQVDPPAAGARPGQEPRDIAANLLDSYQQLFTQPLDASAAAKNLQLPRTGKSDIGSILFDNAMYQIESAVRFAGNIPTMVKSVSEVLGKVSDPKSRESLASMVSPPTMLNKTISSERSFAGVSISLSRSKALAKLAGGKLNDVVLALASGVVRRYLQQYGTLPAKSLTAAVPISLREEGNTEANNQVFGMICSIATNIDDPKARLEAIIAQSTKSKEMSHPLRALMPQISNISMLGAPMMVQVLALLYSRSNLSDVLPPAANITVSNVPGPRQTLYAAGAELLHIFPVSISTHGQALNITVQSYRDQLDFGFIVGANIIPHVQVMCDMLPEEFAALEAAYAPPAADIKGAAE, encoded by the coding sequence ATGGCTGACGGTAAGAAGCTGTCGTCGCTGGACGCATCGTTTTTGTATCTGGAAACGCCGGAGATGCCGATGCATGTCGGCAGCATGGCGATCTTTCGCCTGCCTGACGACTACAAGGGCGACTTCTTCGAAGACTTCAAGGCGATGATCGTCTCGCGCCTGCACATCGCGCCGATCCTGAAGGCGCGGCTGGAGAAGGCACCGCTCGATATCGATCATCCCTCCTGGGTCGAGGACGACCAGTTCGACATCGACCGCCACATTTTTCGCGCCAGCCTGCCGCAGCCGCGCGACCGCGCCACGCTCGAGCGCATCGTCGGCTGGATGCACGCCAAGCTCCTGAACCGCGCCCGCCCGCTCTGGGAGTTCTATGTGTTCGAGGGCATGAAGGACAACGAGGTCGGGCTCTATTCCAAGATGCACCATGCCGCGATCGACGGCGGTGCAGGCGCTGCCCTGACCAACATGATCTACGACATCTCGCCGATCCCGCGGCAGGTCGACCCGCCGGCGGCGGGAGCCAGGCCCGGACAGGAGCCGCGCGACATCGCCGCGAACCTGCTCGATTCCTATCAGCAGCTTTTCACCCAACCGCTCGACGCGTCGGCCGCGGCGAAGAATCTGCAATTGCCGCGTACGGGAAAAAGCGACATCGGCTCGATCCTGTTCGACAACGCGATGTACCAGATCGAGAGCGCGGTGCGCTTCGCCGGCAACATCCCGACCATGGTCAAGAGCGTCTCCGAGGTGCTCGGCAAGGTCTCCGATCCGAAATCGCGCGAGAGCCTCGCCAGCATGGTGTCGCCGCCGACCATGCTGAACAAGACCATCTCGTCGGAGCGGAGCTTCGCCGGGGTCTCGATCTCGCTGTCGCGATCCAAGGCGCTGGCGAAGCTCGCCGGCGGCAAGCTCAACGATGTGGTGCTGGCGCTCGCCTCCGGCGTGGTCCGGCGCTATCTCCAGCAATATGGCACGCTGCCGGCGAAATCGCTGACCGCCGCCGTGCCGATCTCGCTGCGCGAGGAGGGCAACACCGAGGCCAACAACCAGGTGTTCGGCATGATCTGCTCGATCGCGACCAATATCGACGATCCCAAGGCCCGGCTCGAGGCGATCATCGCGCAGTCGACCAAGTCCAAGGAGATGTCGCATCCGCTGCGGGCCCTGATGCCGCAGATTTCCAACATCTCGATGCTGGGTGCGCCGATGATGGTGCAGGTTCTGGCGCTGCTCTACAGCCGCTCGAATCTGTCGGACGTGCTGCCGCCGGCGGCCAACATCACGGTGTCCAACGTGCCGGGGCCGCGGCAGACGCTCTATGCCGCCGGCGCCGAGCTGCTGCACATCTTCCCGGTGTCGATCTCGACGCACGGGCAGGCGCTCAACATCACCGTGCAGAGCTATCGCGACCAGCTCGATTTCGGCTTCATCGTCGGCGCCAACATCATTCCGCATGTGCAGGTGATGTGCGACATGCTGCCGGAGGAGTTTGCCGCGCTGGAGGCTGCCTACGCGCCGCCCGCGGCCGACATCAAGGGCGCCGCCGAATAG